The DNA sequence TACAGGAAAATACCTGAACTCAGGACAATCAGGCTGACGGTGAATAGCCTGCCAGCATCACTCAGCTCTTGAAGGGTGCCGTATCCGACGGTGGAGACGGTGATGGTGGTCATGTAGATGGAATCCAACACGTCATATCCCTCGATCCAGTGGAAACCAAGGGTACCATATAGGAAGATGACAAGCAGGGAGATCGCACCGATGATGATGCGTCGGATGGGTTTGGCGTTTTTCATGAGCGAGACGAGCCTCTGGCCTCAAGTTAACGCTTTTTTTTGAGGAGTAAATTTGGTGGATAACATTTCGGCTACTATATTTGCTGCGCAATTGGCTGAAAGGCCTTAGCCTGAATGGGGGATTAGCTCAGCTGGCTAGAGCGCTTGCATGGCATGCAAGAGGTCACCGGTTCGACTCCGGTATTCTCCACCCAACGCGCAGATCGAGAGATCTGCGCGTTTTTTGTGTTTTGGCATTGGCTTCCGGATTAGAAGGGATGCTTTGGCAGTGCGCCAAGGGGAAGAAGGTAATTGAAGGTTAAGGCTAGGGGGGCAAAGGCCGTACTTCTCTTTCTCGATGAAGTGAGAATCTTTCACTAGTAGGAGTTCATTGTGCTGTTGGAAGCTTGAATGGTCCCAAGTTGCTTTCTGGATGTTTTTAAATGTTTGATATTGAGTAGGTAGCTGTTTTTGAAAAAAGGCCTATGTATTTTGTTTTTAGTGCTATATGTTGAAATGTTTATAAGTGCGTTTGTTTTTGTGTATCGTTTTTATTGTTTGCGGACCTAGAGAAGCGATCAATGGAGCGAAATTCTTATCCATGATTCAATTCCAATTTTATCGATTCTTTGGCAGTTCCTCGTGATTGCTGGAAGTGTCTCATTTTCTGGATGCCTATATGTTAGGCGATTCCTTAGGTTCCCCCTAGAATGAGTGTGCCTAATATTTCCGGAATGCGATAAATGTGACCATGAATGGAACAATAACTTGTAAATACACTTATAAGTGAATACATTTACTTTAGAAATTTGGGACGACGAATGTAGCCGCTGTACCTTCTACACTGTGAGGAAACCGGGGGCGAAACAAAATGAAACAGACCGCTTTTTGCTGAAGTATGGCGATCAAGATGCATACAAAAGCTCGATACAAGATATGGTCACCCTTTTACTGAAAAGTATTGGAGAAGATCACGGTGCAGATAAAGCACTATTCAATAGAGACGAGAATGAAGTTCAGGGTCTTCCTCCACATGGGCGATTTGAGTTAGAGAGTATTGGTTACCATTTTCCTGACTTTCCTTTACGTCTCTACGCACTTCGATTGCGAGTCAACCTAGTTGTCCTGTTCAATGGTGGAATAAAAGATGGCCCCACCAATCAAACGAGTAGCCTGAATATGAACTGGAGAGAAGCATGCGCATTTGCTCGCAGAATTGATGATGCCCTCATGGAAGGAGCTTTGCTGATTGATGAAGAAAGAAGCCTGCTTTTTGATCCCGATCAACCCGATGAACTGATCCTTTAATACCTATCCCAATGAGAAGCACAGTAAGTAAAAGAATCCTCGATCAAACGCCTCAGGATCGTAAGCTGTTCGTTCGCCTAAATGCCGATATCGTCGTGCGGGTGCATGAACTCATGCAGGAAAAAGGATTCCGCCAAATTGATCTCGCTAAAGCAATGGGTAAAACGCCTTCTGAGGTGAGTAAGTGGTTAAGTGGAGCGCATAATCTCACTTTGCGATCCTTGGTCAAATTGCAAGAGGCTCTGGGAGAACCCATCATTCAGGTGCCAAAGCGTACGTCACTGACCAAAGTGAACGCTTCATAAACGATCAGATACCCTGGAACTTTTGAGTAGGGACCTGTTCAGTCCCCCTCAGGGAGCCTCCTCATATTCCCTAAATCCTCACAAAAAAACGGAATCCACTCGATTCCGTTTTTTTGTATCGTAATCCTCCAATTCACGCGATATGAATTTTACCCACATCAAGGAGACCTGCCTCTATGTCAAGGATCTGGAAGCAACAGAGGCTTTCTATCATGGCAAGTTGGGGCTTCCGGTGATCGGCAAACGTCCGGGAGCACATGTGTTTTTTAGAGCGGGAAGCTCGGTATTGCTTTGTTTCAATCCTGATGATAGCAAGACCAAGACGGCGCTCCCCCCGCATTGGGGCAGTGGCGCGCTGCACATGGCATTCGAGTGCCAGACGGAAGACTACGAAGCCTGGAAAGCAAAATTGGCCGAGCAAGAAATCCCCATCGTGCAGGAATACACCTGGTTTGAAAACTGCCGTTCCTGTTATTTCAATGATCCTGACGGGCATGTGATCGAGATTGTACAGCCGGGTTTGTGGGATGGTGGCGGAGGGTGATCGGTATGTTTTCCGAGCAAAAGAACAAGGGGCCAACCTCGAATCAGAGGCGGCCCCTTCCTTTCAATCAGCTTAAGCATTTATGTGGGAGCTTAGAATCGGAATCCGACGGAGCTTGCCCACTTACATCTATCGTATGAGTGTGATCGTTTGGGTCTCATCGAATGGGGCGCCATCGAAATAGCTGCCCGTGATCCGACAGACATAGACCCCTTCAGGGGCGGCGCTTCCAGCAGTCAAGATGCCATCCCACCGGAAGGCGGGATCGCTGGATTGATAAGCCAATTGCCCCCAGCGATCAAAGATCTGGATCTGGAATGATCCGCTGATCAGGTCCTGATAGGCGATGTAGTATTCATCATTTACGCCATCCTCATTGGGAGAGAATGCGCTCGGCAGCCAGATTCCGGAGACATTTCGTACCTCGATGAAGGTTTCGTCCAGATATTCGCAGCCATTCAGATCTTGCAAAATCGCCTTGACTTTGAATCTTCCCGCACGACCAAAGGCATGGGAAGGGGATTCGAGGTCGGAGGTCTCCCCATCCCCAAATCGCCATTCGAAGGAGGTCAAATCAATGGTGCTCGCTACCTCAAAATTCACCACAGCCAATGGGAGGTCCACACGGTCAGTATGGGCAACAATGGCTACATCTTGCCCTTCATAGACATGGGCAGTAATCGGAACGCGCTCATTTTCGCAGCCTTCCGCAGACCTCGCCTGCAAATAGTAGGTGGTTGGATAGGGCAGGGGAGGCGTGGTGTAGGTATAGCCTCGGTGAAATGGAACCTGATCGTCGAGTTGGTGATACCAAGTCAAGTTGACCTCTTCATCTGGAATAGCCGCCAAGGTTGCGGAATAGCCAAAACAGGCAGAATCGGTGATGATCTCCCGAATCTCGGGGAGCTTGTAGGTTTCCACTTCAGTCGTAAAGCGGTTGAAGCATCCCGAGTCGGAAATGGCGGTAAGCTCGACGGGAAAGATGCCCGGCTCCAAAAATTGGTAGCTGGGATTTGCCAGGGAGGAAGTTCCGATTCCATCCCCAAAATCATATTCCCACCGCAACATCGAGCCGGAAGCCAGTGCTGTCAGGTCTACGAATTTCATCGAATCATGCAAGCACACGGGGTCCCAGCGGAAGTTGGGAAGAGGTGCGGGATTGATGACGACCTGCTGAATCAATGTATCTGTACAGCCTTCCTCCGTGATGATGGCCAATTGGACGGGATAGGTGCCCGGACCGCTCACAAGGAATAGATGGCTAGTCTGTGGCCCTGAGGCTTCATTTCCATCTCCAAAGTCCCATGCGTATTCATCCAGCAAAGTGGCGTCGTTGCTGTTACTCAAATTCTGGAATTGGGTATGCTCGTTTTCGCAGGTTTGGTCATAGGAGAAATTTGCAGTCGGCTTGGCAAAAACCGTCAGCTCTCGCTGGATCTGATCGGAACAACCATTGGCAGTGGTGATGGTGTGGGTGATTTGGTACGGGCCAAATACGTCATACGCATGACTGGATTGTGGAGTCACTGCGAAATTATCGGTTCCTGAAAATGGATCTCCGAAATCCCAATTGTATTGCGAAATGTAGTCTAGATCCCCTCCGACGGCAGATCCAGTTGAAACCAACACCACGCTGTCTTGGCAGGCATTTTCTACCTCGAAATCCGCGACCGGATTGGGGTGCACAAATACTGTCTGGGTATAGGAAGCTCCACATCCTTGTGGGGAAGCAACGCTTAGGGTGACATCATAATATCCGTACTGTGCATAGGTGTGCTGGGTGTTGGGGACATTGCTGAGGTCGCCCGTTCCATCTCCAAAGGCCCACTCAAACTGGGTGATAGAGGTGCCCAATGGAATGGTCGAGGTGTTGTTCATGAGATTCGGCAGGCCCTCACACACATTGGTGAAGGCAAAATCTGCGGTGGGATTCGGGTGTACATTGACCGGGAAAGAAATAGAAGCTTCACACCCTATGGCCGAGATGGCGGTTTGTGTCACTGTATACTGGCCATATTGGGTGAACGTATGTTGTGGGTTTTGAAGAATGTCCACAGGGGCTCCATCTCCAAAATCCCAAATCCATCCGGCAATCGATCCTTCGGTAATCTGGGCAGCATCTGTGAATTGTAGGAGTGAATCTTCACAGATATCCGTAGCCGTAAAGCCTGGAAGGGGATTCGGATGAACCGTGATATCAATGGGCACCGCTGTTCCCTGACAGCCATCGGCATCGACCGCCAACAGGGAAATAGTTGTGGAGGCATTCAGATTGGTCAAAGCCATGGAAGAGCCCAGATATCCCATCGGCTGCCACAGATAGTGGTCTCCCCCAAATGCGTTCAGGATGGTATTGCCCCCTTCGCAGACTTCAATACTGCCAGTATAGGTTGGCGTGGGTCCGGGATTGACTTGCACGGTCACATAGGCCGGATCACTCGCGCATCCGTTCGCGAACGCAATGACGGAGTAAGTGGTGGTCTGCGTGGGAGTAACTTGAATCGTAGGGGTGGTGGCACCAGTGCTCCAAAGATAATCCAGCCCACCACCTAAGTTGGTGGTGGCAGTCAGGTTGGTATTGGCACCCGTACAGATGACCGGATCGGCAGCAGTCGCAGTCGCCTCGATGGTCGGATTCACAAATATGTCCACATAGTCGAAGGTTGTACAAACTCCCGCAACCACTTCCACCATGTATGAAAATGAGGTGGAGGGTGGGATGGGAGTGGGGAGGTCAAATAGGGGATCTGCCGCGGTGGTGCTGTTCAAATAGGTCCCCGGGGTCCAAGTGTAGGTTTGTCCGGGGATAGCTGGTGCTCCCAAGTTGACATCGTAATTGGAGCAGATGGTGGCATCGGAACCTGCATCCGCAATCGCGCCTGTGGTAAGGTTGGCAATCCCCGTCAATCTGGTGGAGCATCCTAGCGTATCCTCGATCTCCACTTGGAAGAAATATCCGCCCGGAGCAGGGTAGGTATGGATAAATGAAGAGTCTGTCAGGTTTGGGTTATAGGAGAGATTGCCGTTTCCAGACCAGTTGATGGAGGTGAAAACATGGTTGTAGATACTCGGCATTGTGGACGCAGGCACCACCGATAGTTCCATGTCATTGCAACTGATCGGAACCGCAATGGCAGAAGTGGCAGCAAGCGGGTCTTCCACCATGATGGTGTAGGTCATCTGATTGAGACCCGGAATCGGACACCGATCATCCACGGTAGTGACGACAAATTGGTAGATGCCAAATCCGTTGATTGGAGGGGTCCAGCAAAATGTGGCTACCGGATTGCTTCCAGAAATGCTATTGACAATGGTTGGGTTATTGGCACTGACGAACGTGGCATTTGGGATGGCTTGGTTCCACGAAATCGTATAGGTCAAGTTCGGGTTGTTAGCAGGAAGCGAAATGTCGAAACATACCTCCGAGCCGGGGCATGCTCGCACGGTACTAAATCCGATAGGGTTTCCCGGTACTTCATCGGGGCCATACCTGAGATTGGTAACTCCACTTGTAGTCGGATTTCCTGATCCGCATTGGAGGTCTATCACAGTTACCTGCATGTCTCTGGTAATGGTGCCGATCAGTTGGCCATTCCTCCATTCATGTACGAGGACACATACGACTCCGACTTCAATAGCTCCTGTGGGATTGGGAGTAAATGTGATGTCGCCAGTTAAAGGATTCAATTGCACATCCCAGGTAGGGCCCATGGGTTGGGTAGGGGAGTAGCCTGCGCCATAATTGACCTGAGCACCACTTGAACTCGCATAGCATGGGCCTAGTTCATAGGACAGGGAGTCTCCATCGGGATCCACCGCTCCCTGATTGAAGGTGAACGGATTGCCCGCACAGATGTATGGGACAGGTTCTTGGGTGAAATATGGCGAGCTATTGCAGGGGGATAAGGCCTTGTTGATGGTGGTTCCAATGGCCGAGATGGGGTTGTAGGCTGCCCCTGTGGTAATGTCTCCGTTTCGGCAGCAGGTCCCCCATTCGATGGTGTAGGAATCACAATTGGTGTTGCAAAAGTCATAATCTGCAAAATAGACCGCTGCCGCCACCCCGTTGAGCTGGGGATTAGGGTTGGTGCCATCACAATGGGTTGGATGCTGATTACTCGGTCCTGTGAGCAAGTCTGGACAAATAGGTGTCACTTCATCCCACTTGACATTGCTCCAAGCGGTGATCTGTACGGGTTGGTTGCAGGTGGTAGATCCGATTCCGGTAAAGGACAAGCCAAATGGAGAGGCGACAATCCCAGTAGGAGCTGTTGTGGAGACTGGAAGGGAACTTTGCACACTCGGAGCAGCACAATCATAGTACTGCGTGTGGTAGATCCGATATGTACATGGCCCGATACACTCGTAGGTGATGTCGAAGCCCATAGAATGATCTGCAAAAGCAGGCATAATGCATGCGATCCAGATCAAGAGGTACGAAAGAAAAATAAGCGGACGAAAGGTGGTTGTCATGACTAGAATATCTGGTTGATAGGAAATCTCTCCGACCATCTGGAAGATGTCAGGATTGAGTAGTAGTCAGGGGGAAGGGGGCGCAAAGCTCCGGCTAGGTGGATGCTTGCGCGATAATTCTTGATTCCCTATCGAATGAACCTATAGATATTCTTTGCCCGAATGGGTGAGATATTGATTTTTTCCTTGATTCAATATATGAAATATTTTGTATAACCGATGTGTTTGGGTTTGTTTTTTGATGATTGGCGAATAGATGTTTACGGCCGAAATGAGAAACCCAAAACAGCTTCAAAAAAAGGCCTGTCTCACTGTGTGAGACAGGCCCAAATATTTGGTAGGAAATTGAATTCCTATCTGATCAAAGTAATGGTGTTGGCTTCTTCGAATACCTCTCCGTCGAAGTAAGTTCCCTTCATTCGGCAGAGATAAACGCCTTCTTGCAATGCACCACCTTCCATGGAGGTTCCATTCCAGCGGAAGGTTGGGTCATTCGTCTGGAAGACCATCTGTCCCCAACGGTTGAAGATCTGGAGCTCGAATGTGGTGATATCCAGATTCGCTGTAGAGATGTAGTATTCGTCGTTGTAATCGTCATTGTTAGGCGAGAAGGCGGTAGGCGCCCATACTCCAACGGTTCTACGTACCTCAATGAATTGAGACAGGAGGGTTTCACAGCCATTTACATCCGTCACCTTCACCTTGGTCTCAAAGCGACCGGGGTAGGTGTACTGGTGAGAAGGCTGGGACAAGATGGAAGAATTGCCATCTCCGAATGACCACTCGTAGGAAGCGATCGGCACGGTGGTCGCAATATCAAAGTCCACAACTGCCAATGGAAGGTCTACGAAGTTGGTATCCACGACGATGCTGAGATCTTCGTTTTCATAGACATTCGCAGTGATTGGCACACGCTCATTCATACATCCGTTGGCGTCTCTTGCCATCAAGTAGTAAGTGACTGGGTACGGAAGTGGAGGAGTCGTGTAGGTATATCCTCGATGGAATGGAGATACATCGTCGAAGTTGTAGTACCAAGTGATGCTCACGTCCTCATCCGGAATGGCTGCAAGCGTGGCAGTATTGCCGAAGCAAGTGGAATCTTGGATCACCTCGATGATTTCGGGAAGCTTCCAAGTTTCAACCTCGGTCGTGAATACATTCACACATCCAGAGTCTGTGATTGCGGTCAATTCCACATTGTACAAACCTGGGCTCAAGAACGCATAAGCTGGGCTTGGCAAGCTGGAAGTACCGATGCCGTCGCCGAAGTCATACTCCCAACGAGCAATGGAACCACTCGCTACCTGAGTCATGTCTCCGAAGAGCATGGAGTCATACAGACATACAGGCTCCCATCCGAAGTTGGGAAGTGGCTCTGGGTTGATGATCACTTGCTTGATCATGGTGTCTCTACAACCTTCGTTCGTGCCAATGGCCAAACGGACTGAATAGGTCCCGGGGCCTGTTGGGTGGAACATGTTCTCTACTTGTTCTCCAGCAGAAACGTTGCCATCACCGAAGTCCCAAGTGAACTCGTCCAGCACGGTCGCATCATTACTGTTGCTGAGTGTGCTGAATTGTGTGAACTCGTTTTCACAGGTGTTGTCGTAGGTAAAGTCTGCTGTAGGCGTTGCGAATACGGTTACCTCACGCTGAATCTGATCGGAACAGCCATTGGCTGTGGTCACAGTGTGCGTGATCTGGTAAAGTCCAGCACTTACATACGGGTGACCTGCTTGTGGAGTCAACGCGAAGTTGTTCTGCCCCGAAAGTGGATCACCGAAGTCCCATGCATAGTTGGAGATATAATCCAATTCACCGCCGACAGCAGAGCCGGTCGAAGCAAATACCACGCTGTCCTGACATGCGTCCACTACCTCGAAATCCGAAACTGGATTCGGGTGAACGAACACCGTCTGCGTGTAATCATCCGCACATCCTTGAGGCGTGGTGACCGTCAGCGTGACGTTGTAGTATCCGTAGGCATTGTAGGTATGCTGGGTATTCTGAGAGTTGGTATTGTCGCCGGTACCATCTCCAAAGGACCATTCGAACTGATTGATGAATCCTCCTGGCTCGATGGTGGAAGTATTGTTCATCAAGTTGGGCAATCCTTCACATACGTTGGTGAATGCAAAGTCTGCGGTCGGAGTCGGATCTACTGTTACGAGTCGTACCAATGAGTCCACACATCCAAGGTCAGAAGTGACCACCTGCTTCACGAAGTATTGTCCGGGAAGGTCATACACGTGAGTAGGATTCTGGGTGAATGCACCGGGCTTGCCGTCTCCGAATTCCCATCTCCATGCTACTACGTTTCCATCCTTGATCGTGGAGCTGTCATTGAAGGTGGTATTCAATCCTTCACAAACAGGGTCCGCGCCAAAGTCTGGCTCTGGAGCTTCAAGCAATGAAACGCTCACTGGGATTGGAGGACCTGGGCAGTTTTCTGCATCGATGGCGACTACAAATACTGTCGTATCTTCTTGCAGAGAGGAAAGCGCCATGCTCTGTCCCAAGAAGGTCATCGGCAACCATACGTAGTTGGCACCACCATTGGCAGTCAAAATCGTTCCTCCGCCGGGGCATACTTCAACATCCCCAGAAACGGTCGCTGATGGTCCCTGCTGGACATTGACAGTTACATAGGCGGGATCTGAAGAACAACCTTCGTTGAAGGTTACTACTGAGTAAGTGGTGGTGGTAGTGGGCTTGACATTGATTGACTGGGTCGTATCTCCGGTGTTCCAGAGATAAGTATATCCACCGATCAAGTTACCAATGGCTGTCAAATCCGTCGAGTCTCCAATACATATGGTTGTATCCACGGCTTCTGCCACCGCACTCAAGGATGGGTTGACCGCTACATTTACGTAGTCGAAGGTCGTACACTGTCCAGCGACGACATTGACCATGTATTCGAATGAGGCCGTAGACAAGCTATCGTTCGGATAGGTAAAGTCAGGCATCGCGACCGTTGAGTCACTGATGAAGATGTTGGGTTCCCACCAGTAGATCTGACCGGGTAGAGCTGGCGTACCGAGCTGAAGGTCATAATTGGAACAAACCGTCACATCCGGACCCGCATTGGCGACCGCCCCGGAGTCAAGTGTTGCAAGGCCCGTCAGGTTGATGCTACATCCAAAGGTGTCTTCCAGTTCAACATTGAAGAAGTAAGTCCCTGGTTCTGGGTAGGTATGGATAAATGCCGAATCAGAGAGACTCTGGTTGTACTGCAAGTTTCCGTTTCCTGACCAGTTGATAACTGGAAAAACGTTATTGTAGATACTTGGAATCGTGGAGACAGGATCGACCGACAATTCCATGTCATTACAGTTGATGAAAGTGGCCAGTGCATTGGATTGTTGGAGGGCGTCTTCTACATAGACGATATAGGTCGTCTGGTTGAATCCGGGAATCGGACACTGGTCATCTCGAGTCGAGACAATGAAGAAGTATGCTCCTTGAGCACTCATCGGAGGCGTCCAGCAGAATCTTGCTACCGGCGAGTCTCCAACAATTGTATCCATGATCGCTGGGTTCGTCGCATCGGTGAAGGTTGCTCCGGGGATGCCCTCATTCCACCACATCGTATATTCAAGGGATGAATCCTGAACCAAAGCGGGAATGTCAAAACAGATCTGAGCACCCGGGCATACTTTCACCTCATTAAAGGATAGTGAGTTGCCAGGAACTGTGTCCGTGTTGTAGGTGATATTTTGAGCACCACCGGTTGCAGGGTTGGAACCGCAATCTTCATCGATCACCGTAACCTGAATATCCCGTGTTACGGATCCGATTAGTTGGCCATTTCTCCATTCGTTTACCGTCAAGCAGAGTACTGCAATCAGCTCGGCACCCGTTGGATTCGGGGTAAAGGTGATGTCACCCGTGTATGCATTGATGGATACGGCCCAAGTCGGCCCCAGTGGGGAAGTCGGGGAAAATCCATTGACATACGTTACCTGGTTGTTGAGTCCCTGCCAGCATGGCCCCAACTCATAGGAGAGGGAATCTCCATCGGGGTCAACAGCGCCTTGGTTGAAGGTAAAGTTGGTACCAGCACAGAAGTATGGAACTGGATCGACCGTAAAGTAAGGAGAGTTGTTACACGGGCTCAAAGTCAAGTCAATGGTGGTTCCTTGAACTTGCATCCCTTGGTTGGCTGCTCCAGAGGCGATTGTACCGTTTCGTGCAAAGAAAGTACCCTGAATTTCGTAATTGTCGCAGTTGACGTTACAGAAACTGTAGTCTCTGTAGAATGTCTCCCCTGCCACACCGGGAAGTGGAGCGACAGGCCCTGCAGGAACGTTTACATTCGGGTATTGGGTTCCGGTAGTAGGGGTACCTGCCTTACAATAGGTTGGGTACGTACCCGCTGGTCCAGCGAACAAAGCCGGACAGATCGGAGTCACCTCGTCCCATTTGGTCTGTATCCAGCCACCTACAGCCGTAGGTGCGATACAGTTGGCCCCATTTCCGACAAAGCTCAGAGATGGAGCCCCAATACCTCCGCCTCCAGGTGCTGGTAGGCCCCCTTGGGTGGCACCTCCTGCACAGTCATAGTACAAAGTCATGTAGATCCGATACGTACAGCTGCCCAAGCACTCGTAGGTGAGGTCGTATCCCATGTAGTGGGAGGCCTCGGCAGACTGAACGCCCAAAAATCCGGATACCAATAAGACAAGGAGCTTGTAAAGGTTCCTCTTCATGGTAGATAGTTTTAGGCTTGGGGTTGATCCCGGTTAATAGAAAAGATGAAGCAAAAGTATCGTGTATTGTGCTCGGTTGACTGCCTATTTCTGCACAGAATGGACGATTTTGACCCCGCGGGGGTAGTTTTCGTAGACATCCTTTGCGGAAATGAAATTGTTAATATTGCCGATAAATCTACTTAAAAATCAGATCTGCTACAAACATCTCGGCTGTATGGAAACTGGGATAATTTCGATAATGAATAATTGGAAAGATAGCTAATTGGAAAATTCCATGTAATGGGCTTTATGGGAAATGGTTGTATTGATGCGCGTCTTTGGCCTAATGCCCAGTCTCATAGGAGGAGATAATATTGTGCGCGGAAATTATTTCATTTGTACTTAGGAAGTTATTGGTAGATTATGTGGGTAATATTCCGATAATTGGTTGTAAGGGCCTGTTGCCTTCATTTCGATTTCTGGGCTTTTTGAAAGGCAAAATAGATAGGAGAGAGAATCGCTGGTGATCTAAATGATCTAATTATTTGCGAATAACATGTGTGCGATTTGCGAAAATCAAGAAGATCTAAGTTGCCGATTGTTCCAATTGCCGAATGTGGGAAGGGAGGGAGCTTATGGTTTGCCTTAAATGATCCGGCAGGATCAGCATTCGGCGCGTGGTTTTGTCCAGACTATCAATGTTTATCGCTAGCTAAAGTTCACGAAAAAAAGAACGGAATGGTCTTCATTGAGGTGTTGATATCATGACTTCGACCGTCTACGTGTTAAGAGACAACTGTCGGAGTTTTTTCCCTACCTGTTGGATTAATTTTTATAAGTGCATAGATCTTGTCTTCGATAAAATCTTCGGAGATTGGTTATATGCGAAAATGCGTTGTGGCTTAAGGATGAGGGGGTTGGGATGGTTGGGGTGGGATTGCTGCGTACTATTCGGAAGCCGCAAGCTGTCAATCATTTCGATATGTGAATGATGTTTTCAGGGAATTCTCTAAAAAATCAATTGAAAGATCGTAGGTGAATCAATTTTGGCGATTTGCTTGAATTTAATCGTGTAAGATTTTTGTAAATGATAAAAGAGGCTATTTGAAGATGGATGGATAGGAAACGTGAAATTGGGCGTAAATATTACATACATATTTATCGAAAAAAAGTGGCGAATGCAACTCGTGAGGGCATTAAATGAATGAGGTTACCAGTGGAATTTATTTGTATATGAAATGAGTGAAATATGTTATATGGTATATATTGTTGCGTGGTTTGAAATGAACTGGAGGATATTAAGATAAATCCTAGGTAATGTTTCGAAAATATGGTCGATCTGGGAAATTGGTTTGTACGAATTTGGGATGGTACGGTTCGTTTTGATATCCACTGTTTTTCTTTACATTTGCTTATCATGGCTCCTAAAATCCTAAGAATGGGATAAACCTTTACCGTCAGAACACATGAGATCCTTCACTTGCCTTACCAAACGGCTATGGTTCTTGACGGCAATTCTCTTCAGCGCCTTGCCTGTTTCGGCCACGCACTTTATGGGGATTGACGTCACGTATGAATGTATCGGTACGTGTACCTACCGGGTATATGTCAACCGGTATTTGGATTGTTCGGGTTCAGCTACCAGTAGCTACGTCCAGCCCATCGACCCCAACAACCCTTATCCAGCGCCGGGTACATTCGACTTCGATTTCATCGGAACTCCAACGCCTAGTGCACCTGTATGTAACCAACCTACCGCTGTTGGTAACTGGGTGTTCGTGAATTTTCAGGAGGTAACCCCCGTATGTCCTACTGCCACCACGGAATGTCAGACTCCGAATGGTCAGCTCCCTGGGGTGGCGGAAATCAGTTACTACCGGGATTACGACTTCTGTAGCGTAAACTGCGATGTTTATGCGATCGAAACCAGTAACTGTTGCCGAAACAACACGATTACCTCAGGCGCGGCGAACAACAACATGTTT is a window from the Pontibacter sp. G13 genome containing:
- a CDS encoding helix-turn-helix transcriptional regulator, encoding MRSTVSKRILDQTPQDRKLFVRLNADIVVRVHELMQEKGFRQIDLAKAMGKTPSEVSKWLSGAHNLTLRSLVKLQEALGEPIIQVPKRTSLTKVNAS
- a CDS encoding VOC family protein → MNFTHIKETCLYVKDLEATEAFYHGKLGLPVIGKRPGAHVFFRAGSSVLLCFNPDDSKTKTALPPHWGSGALHMAFECQTEDYEAWKAKLAEQEIPIVQEYTWFENCRSCYFNDPDGHVIEIVQPGLWDGGGG
- a CDS encoding PKD domain-containing protein, which encodes MPAFADHSMGFDITYECIGPCTYRIYHTQYYDCAAPSVQSSLPVSTTAPTGIVASPFGLSFTGIGSTTCNQPVQITAWSNVKWDEVTPICPDLLTGPSNQHPTHCDGTNPNPQLNGVAAAVYFADYDFCNTNCDSYTIEWGTCCRNGDITTGAAYNPISAIGTTINKALSPCNSSPYFTQEPVPYICAGNPFTFNQGAVDPDGDSLSYELGPCYASSSGAQVNYGAGYSPTQPMGPTWDVQLNPLTGDITFTPNPTGAIEVGVVCVLVHEWRNGQLIGTITRDMQVTVIDLQCGSGNPTTSGVTNLRYGPDEVPGNPIGFSTVRACPGSEVCFDISLPANNPNLTYTISWNQAIPNATFVSANNPTIVNSISGSNPVATFCWTPPINGFGIYQFVVTTVDDRCPIPGLNQMTYTIMVEDPLAATSAIAVPISCNDMELSVVPASTMPSIYNHVFTSINWSGNGNLSYNPNLTDSSFIHTYPAPGGYFFQVEIEDTLGCSTRLTGIANLTTGAIADAGSDATICSNYDVNLGAPAIPGQTYTWTPGTYLNSTTAADPLFDLPTPIPPSTSFSYMVEVVAGVCTTFDYVDIFVNPTIEATATAADPVICTGANTNLTATTNLGGGLDYLWSTGATTPTIQVTPTQTTTYSVIAFANGCASDPAYVTVQVNPGPTPTYTGSIEVCEGGNTILNAFGGDHYLWQPMGYLGSSMALTNLNASTTISLLAVDADGCQGTAVPIDITVHPNPLPGFTATDICEDSLLQFTDAAQITEGSIAGWIWDFGDGAPVDILQNPQHTFTQYGQYTVTQTAISAIGCEASISFPVNVHPNPTADFAFTNVCEGLPNLMNNTSTIPLGTSITQFEWAFGDGTGDLSNVPNTQHTYAQYGYYDVTLSVASPQGCGASYTQTVFVHPNPVADFEVENACQDSVVLVSTGSAVGGDLDYISQYNWDFGDPFSGTDNFAVTPQSSHAYDVFGPYQITHTITTANGCSDQIQRELTVFAKPTANFSYDQTCENEHTQFQNLSNSNDATLLDEYAWDFGDGNEASGPQTSHLFLVSGPGTYPVQLAIITEEGCTDTLIQQVVINPAPLPNFRWDPVCLHDSMKFVDLTALASGSMLRWEYDFGDGIGTSSLANPSYQFLEPGIFPVELTAISDSGCFNRFTTEVETYKLPEIREIITDSACFGYSATLAAIPDEEVNLTWYHQLDDQVPFHRGYTYTTPPLPYPTTYYLQARSAEGCENERVPITAHVYEGQDVAIVAHTDRVDLPLAVVNFEVASTIDLTSFEWRFGDGETSDLESPSHAFGRAGRFKVKAILQDLNGCEYLDETFIEVRNVSGIWLPSAFSPNEDGVNDEYYIAYQDLISGSFQIQIFDRWGQLAYQSSDPAFRWDGILTAGSAAPEGVYVCRITGSYFDGAPFDETQTITLIR